The following proteins are encoded in a genomic region of Burkholderia gladioli:
- a CDS encoding gamma-butyrobetaine dioxygenase: MNTIADYRIYPLVSPLQAVRMEAGHLAVTWGDGRLSPFHHPWLRDNCPCPDCVYAVTREQVFEIVDAPEDLRPTQAWVDEGGALAVRWADGHASRFDPGWLRAHAYDAASRAERRRARARPQRWRAGLALPVFEHDAVMEDDATLLAWLGAARDVGLTQLRGMPTEPGTLARLVARFAFVRETNFGTLFDVRSKVDADSNAYTAFNLPLHTDLPTRELQPGLQFLHALVNDARGGDSSFVDGFAIAEAMREEAPDLYRLLCEVPVEFRNKDRRSDYRCIAPVIALDALGEIAEVRCANFLRGAFDVEAERMEDYYRAYRRFLAMTREPRFRFRMRLEAGRAWCFDNRRVLHARDAFDPASGARHFQGCYVDRDELLSRIRVLERQAGRSG; this comes from the coding sequence ATGAACACGATCGCCGATTACCGCATCTATCCCCTGGTCAGCCCCCTGCAAGCCGTTCGAATGGAAGCCGGCCACCTGGCCGTGACCTGGGGCGACGGTCGCCTCAGCCCGTTCCACCATCCCTGGCTGCGCGACAACTGCCCCTGCCCCGACTGCGTGTATGCCGTGACGCGCGAGCAGGTATTCGAGATCGTCGACGCGCCCGAGGACCTGCGCCCAACGCAAGCCTGGGTGGACGAAGGCGGCGCGCTCGCGGTGCGCTGGGCCGATGGCCACGCGAGCCGCTTCGATCCGGGCTGGCTGCGCGCGCATGCCTACGACGCCGCCTCGCGCGCCGAGCGCCGCCGGGCGCGCGCCCGGCCGCAACGCTGGCGCGCCGGGCTGGCGCTGCCGGTGTTCGAGCACGACGCGGTGATGGAGGACGACGCGACGCTGCTGGCCTGGCTGGGCGCGGCGCGCGATGTCGGGCTCACGCAGTTGCGCGGCATGCCGACCGAGCCGGGCACGCTGGCGCGCCTGGTCGCGCGCTTCGCCTTCGTGCGCGAAACCAACTTCGGCACGCTGTTCGACGTGCGCTCCAAGGTCGATGCCGATAGCAATGCCTATACCGCGTTCAACCTGCCGCTGCACACCGATTTGCCGACGCGCGAGTTGCAGCCGGGCCTGCAGTTCCTGCATGCACTGGTCAACGATGCGCGCGGCGGCGACAGCAGCTTCGTCGACGGCTTCGCGATCGCCGAGGCGATGCGCGAGGAAGCGCCGGATCTATACCGGCTGCTCTGCGAGGTGCCGGTCGAGTTTCGCAACAAGGATCGGCGCAGCGACTATCGATGCATCGCGCCGGTGATCGCGCTCGATGCGCTCGGCGAGATCGCCGAGGTCCGCTGCGCGAACTTCCTGCGCGGCGCCTTCGATGTCGAGGCCGAGCGGATGGAGGATTATTACCGCGCCTATCGGCGCTTCCTGGCGATGACGCGCGAGCCGCGCTTCCGCTTCCGGATGCGCCTGGAGGCCGGCCGCGCCTGGTGCTTCGACAACCGGCGCGTGCTGCACGCGCGCGATGCCTTCGATCCGGCCAGCGGCGCGCGGCATTTCCAGGGCTGCTACGTGGATCGGGACGAGTTGCTTTCGCGGATCCGGGTGCTGGAGCGACAGGCGGGAAGATCGGGCTGA
- a CDS encoding LysR substrate-binding domain-containing protein, whose product MNKLGKSLPPLASLLPFEAAARLGSFSRAADELHLTQAAVSRQILALEQDLGVRLFERRNRGVFLSAAGQEFHMTLGNALRSIAADADRLRGVAADNEVVLLCQLSEAFHWLMPRLSSFHQRCPEVALKLATTTRPLVEFEGHFDLALQSSNRDSGLHPLLFTASDEVFPVCSPAYLKRHGGRVEPGRLGGHVLLHHHARPPYQLEWDTWLAAAGHALPADARGLVFDSYALMLQAAVEGHGLAIGWRRTSGRMIENGTLVAPCNESIRLPEAIAVHRRHGLIERPELARFVEWLREELAGPD is encoded by the coding sequence ATGAATAAGCTCGGCAAGTCGCTGCCCCCGCTGGCCAGCCTGCTGCCCTTCGAGGCGGCCGCCCGCCTGGGCAGTTTCTCGCGCGCGGCCGACGAGCTGCATTTGACCCAGGCCGCGGTCAGCCGGCAGATCCTCGCGCTCGAGCAGGACCTCGGCGTGCGGCTGTTCGAGCGCCGCAACCGCGGGGTCTTCCTGAGCGCCGCCGGGCAGGAATTTCATATGACCCTGGGTAATGCATTGCGCAGCATCGCGGCCGATGCCGATCGCCTGCGCGGGGTGGCCGCCGATAACGAGGTGGTGCTGCTCTGCCAGCTCAGCGAGGCGTTCCACTGGCTGATGCCGCGGCTGTCGAGTTTTCACCAGCGTTGCCCCGAGGTTGCCCTGAAGCTGGCCACCACCACCCGCCCGCTGGTCGAATTCGAAGGCCATTTCGATCTCGCCCTGCAGAGCAGCAATCGAGACAGCGGCCTGCATCCGCTGCTGTTTACCGCCTCGGACGAGGTATTCCCGGTCTGCAGCCCCGCCTACCTGAAACGTCACGGCGGCCGTGTCGAGCCGGGCCGGCTCGGCGGCCACGTGCTGCTGCACCATCACGCGAGGCCCCCTTACCAGCTCGAATGGGATACCTGGCTGGCCGCCGCCGGGCATGCGTTGCCGGCCGACGCGCGCGGCCTGGTGTTCGACAGTTACGCGCTGATGCTGCAGGCCGCCGTCGAGGGACATGGCCTGGCGATCGGCTGGCGGCGCACCTCGGGACGCATGATCGAAAACGGCACGCTGGTCGCGCCGTGCAACGAATCGATCCGGCTGCCCGAGGCCATCGCGGTGCATCGGCGCCACGGCCTGATCGAGCGCCCCGAGCTCGCGCGCTTCGTCGAATGGCTGCGCGAGGAACTGGCCGGACCCGATTGA
- a CDS encoding S53 family peptidase produces the protein MARHLHAGSEPKVITESKCIGACDPAERIHVTVMLRREGEQALDALVDKLASGDPAAKPVSREDFAKRFGARADDIQHTEAFAKRHQLTVERVDPVQSVVELAGTIAQFENAFGVKLEKYEHHAIGSFRARTGAIALPDELHDAVTAVLGLDTRPQAHPHFRFRPPFQPARSGADTSYTPLQLASIYNFPEGDGAGQCIALVELGGGYRAADIRQYFEQLGVKPPKLVDVSVNGGRNAPTDDPNGPDGEVALDIEVAGAIAPGATIAVYFAGNSDAGFIQSVNQAIHDSTNRPSVVSISWGGPEASWTQQSITAFNNVLKTAASLGVTVCAASGDSGSSDGLQDGSNHVDFPASSPYVLACGGTTLDAQAGQGIRREVVWNDEAASGGAGGGGVSAVFPAPSYQKGLSAKATGGGSTPLSQRGVPDVAGDASPTTGYIISIAGTSAVLGGTSAVAPLWAALIARINANGKSPVGWANPKLYAQPGAFHDITQGNNGAFAASEGWDACTGLGSPDGAKVAAALQGGSGGSQQGRATGG, from the coding sequence ATGGCAAGGCATCTTCACGCCGGCAGCGAACCTAAGGTCATCACGGAATCGAAGTGCATCGGCGCATGCGATCCCGCCGAGCGGATCCACGTGACGGTGATGCTGCGACGCGAGGGAGAACAGGCGCTCGACGCGCTGGTCGACAAGCTCGCCAGCGGCGACCCGGCCGCCAAGCCGGTATCGCGCGAGGATTTCGCCAAGCGTTTCGGCGCCAGGGCGGACGACATCCAGCACACCGAGGCGTTCGCCAAGCGCCACCAGCTGACGGTGGAGCGCGTCGATCCGGTGCAGAGCGTGGTGGAGCTGGCCGGCACCATCGCCCAGTTCGAGAATGCGTTCGGCGTCAAGCTCGAGAAGTACGAACATCATGCGATCGGCTCGTTCCGCGCGCGCACCGGCGCGATCGCGCTGCCCGACGAGTTGCACGACGCGGTCACCGCCGTGCTCGGCCTCGACACGCGCCCGCAGGCGCATCCCCACTTCCGCTTCCGTCCGCCGTTCCAGCCCGCGCGCAGCGGCGCCGACACCTCGTATACGCCGCTGCAACTGGCCTCGATCTACAACTTCCCGGAAGGCGACGGCGCGGGCCAGTGCATCGCGCTGGTCGAGCTCGGCGGCGGTTATCGCGCGGCCGACATCCGGCAATATTTCGAGCAGCTCGGCGTCAAGCCGCCGAAGCTGGTCGACGTCAGCGTCAACGGCGGGCGCAACGCGCCGACCGACGATCCGAACGGCCCCGACGGCGAGGTCGCGCTCGATATCGAGGTGGCCGGCGCGATCGCGCCGGGCGCGACCATCGCAGTCTATTTCGCGGGCAACAGCGACGCGGGCTTCATCCAGTCGGTCAACCAGGCGATCCACGACAGCACCAACCGCCCCTCGGTGGTGTCGATCAGCTGGGGCGGCCCGGAAGCCTCATGGACGCAACAATCGATCACCGCGTTCAACAACGTGCTGAAGACGGCCGCCTCGCTCGGCGTGACGGTCTGCGCGGCCTCGGGCGACAGCGGCTCGAGCGACGGGCTGCAGGACGGTTCGAACCATGTCGACTTCCCGGCCTCGAGCCCCTACGTGCTGGCCTGCGGCGGCACCACGCTGGACGCGCAGGCCGGGCAGGGGATCCGTCGCGAGGTGGTATGGAACGACGAGGCGGCCAGCGGCGGCGCGGGCGGCGGCGGCGTCAGCGCGGTGTTCCCGGCGCCCTCGTACCAGAAGGGGCTGTCGGCCAAGGCGACCGGCGGCGGCAGCACGCCGCTGAGCCAGCGCGGCGTGCCCGACGTGGCGGGTGACGCCTCGCCGACCACCGGCTACATCATCTCGATCGCGGGCACCTCCGCCGTGCTGGGCGGCACCAGCGCGGTGGCGCCGCTGTGGGCGGCGCTGATCGCGCGCATCAACGCGAACGGCAAGAGCCCGGTGGGCTGGGCCAATCCCAAGCTCTACGCGCAGCCGGGCGCGTTCCACGACATCACGCAGGGCAATAACGGCGCGTTCGCGGCGTCCGAGGGCTGGGACGCCTGCACGGGGCTCGGCAGCCCCGACGGCGCGAAGGTGGCGGCCGCGCTCCAAGGCGGCTCGGGCGGCTCGCAGCAGGGCCGCGCGACAGGCGGATAA
- a CDS encoding S10 family peptidase, whose protein sequence is MSNQSGSSSSGGTYPLHHGAHNSHGVPPTVNPVALAHGRDQPFFDPVAYGNGPDDSVTDTTEGEAVTHHTMTLDGKRIAYTATAGHLVTVDPSSSQPNAKLFYVAFTQDGQKEEARPVTFFYNGGPGSSSVFVLLGSFAPRRIRTSMPSFTPPAPYQMEDNPDSLLDKSDLVFVNPVGTGYSAAVAPFKNRNFWGVDEDADSLKQFIKRYLTKNNRWNSPKYLYGESYGTARSCVLAYKLHEDGVDLNGITLQSSILDYRQAGNPVGALPTAAADAWYHKRLGVTPTPTDLGAFVEEVAQFARTDYLEALRKFPQTEAAVVQKLSEYTGIDTATLLSWSLDVAGYDARGNSVFLTTLLRAQGLSLGSYDGRVTAISSGIAGNIDPNSGGNDPTMTAVTGVYTAMWNSYLNEQLKYTSNSAFTDLNDQAFANWDFKHTDPTGAQVGLDDKGNVVLYTAGDLAAVMALNVDLKVLSANGLYDFVTPFYQTVLDLQQMPLEDAGVRKNLSARFYPSGHMVYLDGGSRTALKRDVAAMYEHTVADTGAVMRIRALQAKKRGG, encoded by the coding sequence ATGAGCAACCAATCGGGATCTTCGTCAAGCGGCGGCACCTACCCGCTGCATCATGGCGCGCACAATTCGCACGGCGTGCCGCCGACCGTCAATCCGGTCGCGCTCGCGCACGGCCGCGACCAACCCTTCTTCGATCCGGTCGCCTACGGCAACGGTCCCGACGATTCGGTCACCGACACCACCGAGGGCGAGGCCGTCACGCATCACACCATGACGCTCGACGGCAAGCGGATCGCCTACACGGCCACCGCCGGGCATCTGGTGACGGTCGACCCGAGCAGCTCGCAGCCCAACGCGAAGCTGTTCTACGTGGCCTTCACGCAGGACGGGCAGAAGGAGGAGGCGCGCCCGGTCACCTTCTTCTACAACGGCGGACCGGGTTCGTCGTCGGTGTTCGTGCTGCTCGGCTCGTTCGCGCCGCGCCGCATCCGCACCTCGATGCCGAGCTTCACGCCGCCGGCGCCGTACCAGATGGAGGACAACCCGGACAGCCTGCTCGACAAGAGCGACCTGGTGTTCGTGAACCCGGTCGGCACCGGTTATTCGGCGGCCGTGGCGCCGTTCAAGAATCGCAACTTCTGGGGTGTCGACGAGGATGCCGATTCGCTCAAGCAGTTCATCAAGCGCTACCTGACGAAGAACAATCGCTGGAATTCGCCGAAGTACCTGTACGGCGAGTCCTACGGCACCGCGCGCAGCTGCGTGCTGGCCTACAAGCTGCACGAGGACGGCGTCGACCTGAACGGCATCACGCTGCAATCCTCGATCCTCGACTATCGCCAGGCCGGCAACCCGGTGGGCGCGCTGCCGACCGCCGCCGCCGATGCCTGGTACCACAAGCGGCTCGGCGTGACGCCCACGCCCACCGATCTCGGCGCCTTCGTCGAGGAGGTCGCGCAGTTCGCGCGCACCGACTACCTGGAGGCGCTGCGCAAGTTCCCGCAGACCGAGGCGGCGGTGGTGCAGAAGCTGTCCGAATACACCGGCATCGACACCGCCACGCTGCTGTCCTGGAGCCTCGACGTGGCCGGCTACGACGCGCGCGGCAACTCGGTGTTCCTGACCACGCTGTTGCGCGCGCAAGGGCTTTCGCTGGGTTCCTACGACGGGCGCGTGACGGCGATCTCCTCGGGCATCGCCGGCAATATCGATCCGAACTCGGGCGGCAACGACCCGACCATGACGGCCGTGACCGGCGTCTACACGGCGATGTGGAATTCGTATCTGAACGAGCAGTTGAAGTACACCTCGAATTCCGCGTTCACCGACCTCAACGACCAGGCCTTCGCGAACTGGGACTTCAAGCACACCGATCCGACCGGCGCGCAGGTGGGCCTGGACGACAAGGGCAACGTGGTGCTCTACACGGCCGGCGACCTGGCCGCGGTGATGGCGCTCAACGTCGACCTGAAGGTGCTGTCGGCGAATGGGCTCTACGACTTCGTCACGCCCTTCTACCAGACCGTGCTCGACCTGCAGCAGATGCCGCTCGAGGATGCCGGCGTGCGCAAGAACCTGTCGGCGCGTTTTTATCCTTCCGGGCACATGGTCTACCTGGACGGCGGCTCGCGCACCGCGCTCAAGCGCGACGTCGCGGCGATGTACGAGCACACCGTGGCGGATACCGGCGCGGTGATGCGGATTCGCGCGCTGCAGGCGAAGAAACGCGGCGGCTGA
- a CDS encoding amidase: MQRRRFLASLASLGAGLAAKPGAAAAALPVGADADAPARLDASAALAHYLHRIDAIDRRGPRLNSLIELNPDARAIAATLDAERRAGRLRGPLHGTALVIKDNLATGDRMSTTAGSLALDGVHATRDAFLVARLREAGAVILGKTNLSEWANIRSTRSTSGWSGRGGLTRNPHALDRNTSGSSSGSAAAVAAGLAAMAIGTETDGSITSPASINGIVGLKPTVGRVSRDGIVPISFTQDTPGPMTRTVADAARLLAAIAGTDPRDAATHDAPPPDDYLAALDSQALRGARIGVAREYFTSHDEIDGEIERAIAQLIELGATLVDPIELPKLHVGDEEMSVLLHEFKHALPLWLAQFAPAAPIKDLAGLIAWNEAHRAREMPWFGQELFVQAQALGGLDSEVYRKALASCAKQAREDGLDHAFRQHRLDAIIAPTGGTAWLTDFVNGDSAGDGFSQPAAVAGYPHLTVPAGFVRGLPVGLSFVGPAWSEARLLAYGYAFEQATQWRRDPSFRAHSSEPPLGESI, translated from the coding sequence ACGCGAGCGCGGCGCTGGCGCACTACCTGCACCGGATCGACGCGATCGACCGGCGCGGCCCGCGGCTCAACAGCCTGATCGAACTGAACCCGGACGCGCGAGCGATCGCGGCCACGCTCGACGCCGAGCGCCGCGCCGGGCGCTTGCGCGGTCCGCTGCACGGCACGGCGCTGGTCATCAAGGACAACCTCGCGACCGGCGACCGGATGAGCACCACGGCGGGCTCGCTCGCGCTCGACGGCGTGCACGCCACGCGCGACGCGTTCCTGGTCGCGCGCCTGCGCGAGGCCGGCGCCGTGATCCTCGGCAAGACCAATCTCAGCGAATGGGCCAACATCCGCTCGACACGCTCGACCAGCGGCTGGAGCGGACGCGGCGGCCTCACGCGCAACCCGCACGCGCTGGACCGCAATACCAGCGGCTCGAGCTCCGGCTCGGCCGCGGCGGTGGCGGCCGGCCTCGCCGCGATGGCGATCGGCACCGAGACCGACGGCTCGATCACCTCGCCGGCCTCGATCAACGGCATCGTCGGCCTGAAGCCGACGGTCGGCCGCGTGAGCCGCGACGGCATCGTGCCGATCTCCTTCACGCAGGACACGCCCGGCCCGATGACGCGCACGGTGGCCGACGCGGCCCGGCTGCTGGCCGCGATCGCCGGCACCGACCCGCGCGATGCGGCCACCCACGACGCGCCGCCGCCCGACGACTACCTCGCCGCGCTCGATAGCCAGGCGCTGCGCGGCGCGCGGATCGGCGTGGCGCGCGAGTACTTCACCTCGCACGACGAGATCGACGGCGAGATCGAACGCGCGATCGCGCAACTGATCGAGCTGGGCGCAACCCTCGTCGATCCGATCGAGCTGCCCAAGCTGCATGTCGGCGACGAGGAAATGAGCGTGCTGCTGCACGAGTTCAAGCACGCGCTGCCGCTGTGGCTGGCGCAGTTCGCGCCGGCGGCGCCGATCAAGGACCTCGCCGGGCTGATCGCCTGGAACGAGGCGCATCGCGCCCGCGAGATGCCCTGGTTCGGCCAGGAGCTGTTCGTCCAGGCGCAGGCGCTGGGCGGGCTCGACAGCGAGGTCTATCGCAAGGCGCTGGCGAGCTGCGCGAAACAGGCGCGCGAGGACGGCCTCGACCACGCGTTCCGCCAGCACCGCCTCGACGCGATCATCGCGCCCACCGGCGGCACCGCCTGGCTGACCGACTTCGTCAACGGCGACAGCGCCGGAGACGGCTTCTCGCAGCCCGCCGCGGTAGCCGGTTATCCGCACCTGACGGTGCCGGCCGGCTTCGTGCGCGGCCTGCCGGTGGGGCTGTCCTTCGTCGGGCCGGCCTGGAGCGAGGCAAGGCTGCTCGCCTACGGCTACGCCTTCGAGCAGGCCACGCAATGGCGCCGCGATCCTTCGTTCCGCGCGCATTCGAGCGAGCCGCCGCTCGGCGAATCGATCTGA